The Hymenobacter swuensis DY53 genome includes the window ATATCACAGCCTGGAGCGCCGTACGCCCTTGCTGGTTTCCGTAGCCAGTTATTTGTCTTCGCACCTGGCTACGGGGTGGTACGAGGCTGTTCAGAACCTCACATTTTCCAGTTGGTTCCTGAAGGCAAACCAACCGCCCGACTTTTCAGCTGGGCAGCGTTACTTCGTGAAAGGTCTGGTGAAGTCGTTTGGCGAAGATTCCGTGGTGGCTTCGGTAGCACAATGGCAACAGCTTTATCGGCGGCATGAACTATTGCCGGAAGAGTTGCTGTTCGTTCGGCAGCATGCAGCATTGTTGCCCGACTCTGAGCGACGCTTCTTTGTAGTAGCTGGCGAGGCCTATGGTGCTAATGGCACTATGTTGCCCCCATCCTTGCAGCCTGCAGTAGAGGCCTTACAGCCACGTCTGTTTTATAGTTTGGATGTAGTACTCACCCAAGCTGGCACTCCGGTGATAGTGGAAGTAGGGGACGGGCAGGTATCTGATCTGAAGGAATGGATGCTGCCCGATTTTGGCTCTACCGTACTGCGTGCCCTGGCCCGCGTAACCCAACCGTAATCCGCTATTTTCAGTCGGCTATAGTTATTGCTCGCTATATTTCGTATCATCTCTCCAAAGCCCGTAGAACGGCTGCTATTTACCATTTCGGAAGCCGGGCACAATCCTCTGCTTCCTTCTACCAACCACTGCCGCCTGCGAAAACGACAACTTCTGGCGGCTCCTTTTCTACATGAAAGAAAAAGACGAACCCGCCGCCCCCCGCGCCTCCCGCGCGAAGGCAGCCCGTGGCGATAAAGCCACTACAACTACCACCGAAATCAGCCAGGACCTGGTGTTTCGCATCTTCCGCGACAACCCCGGCAAGGTGCTGGCCTACCGCCAACTTTCCCGCCGCCTGGGCGTGACCACCAAAGAGCAGCGCGACGAGATTTTCGCGCACCTCAAAAACCTTAAGAAAAGCGGCCTGCTCACGCTCGTGCAGAACGACGAGTACCGCCTCACCGACGACGAAGCCGTGCTGGCCGCCGCGCCTGCGCCGACGCCCAAGGGCCGTAAGCGTCCGGCTGCTGCTGCCGAGGCTACCGTTGCTCAACCGGCTGCCCAGCCCGCCGACGTGGAGTTTGGCCAAGACCCGCTGGTGCACCGCCGCCGTGAGGCCGGCTTCGACTTCCCCGGCGACAACCGCCGCTCGGGCCGCCGCAGCGGCAAGCCCGACTTTACCGACACCGTAGTGGGCACCGTGGACCTGGCCTCGCAGAAGTTTGCCTTCGTGGTGAGCGAGGACAGCGAGCAGGACATCCGGGTGTTCACTGACCGCCTCATGTTTGCCATGGAAGGCGACACGGTGCGGGTGCGGCTGCGCGGCTCCCGCGACGGCAAGCCTGTGGGCGACGTAGTGGAAGTCATTAAGCGGGAGCGGGCCGAACTGGTGGGCCGCCTGCAGATGCAGGGCTCCATCGGCTTCGTGAAGCCCGATAACCGCAAGCTTTACTTCGATGCGCTGGTGACGCCCGAGCACTTGGGCGGGGCCCGTCACGGCGACAAGGTACTGGTGCGCATCACGGAGTTTCCGGAGAGTGACTCGGGTAGCCTGCCCTCGGGTGAGGTGATTCGCAACTTCGGGCCGGCTGGTCAGAACGAGGCGGAGATTAACGCCATCATGGCCGAGTTCGGGCTGCCGTTTGAATTCCCGGCCGAGGTAGAGGAGGAGTCGGAAGCCATTCCGTTGGAAATCCCGCAGGCCGAGATTGCGCGCCGCCGCGACTTCCGCCACATCACCACCTTCACCATCGACCCCGCCGACGCCAAGGACTTCGACGATGCCCTCAGCATCCAGCAGCTCGAAAACGGGCACTGGGAAATTGGGGTTCACATTGCCGACGTGACGCATTACGTGCGGCCCGATATGGCCCTGGAAAAGGAAGCCCGGCACCGCGCTACCTCCGTGTACCT containing:
- a CDS encoding ATP-grasp domain-containing protein; this encodes MRIIYPSLPYEVRVVDPMWEDEYRWARAHGWAVALYDSETQRLGPDSSTPALYRGWMLSEGEYHSLERRTPLLVSVASYLSSHLATGWYEAVQNLTFSSWFLKANQPPDFSAGQRYFVKGLVKSFGEDSVVASVAQWQQLYRRHELLPEELLFVRQHAALLPDSERRFFVVAGEAYGANGTMLPPSLQPAVEALQPRLFYSLDVVLTQAGTPVIVEVGDGQVSDLKEWMLPDFGSTVLRALARVTQP